In Vicia villosa cultivar HV-30 ecotype Madison, WI linkage group LG7, Vvil1.0, whole genome shotgun sequence, the DNA window caCGCCACTTCGTGTCAGTGGACGGCGCATTATACAAAAGAGACAGACACTTGGCCGAATCCTTTTTTTGAAAGAATGATGGAGTTCgaagaaatgatgaagcaagagaGGGAAGAAAATAGGGAGAAGTCGAAGCTCTTACCGGTTTTAGATTTAAATGGTGAGGGTTCGTTCGGTGCATTTTAGATTGTACGCCGAATCATTTTTTTGTCTGTATTGACCGGGCGTGTGTcttttttttgtatgtattatcgTGACATAATGTTGTCTTTATgtttctgtttctgcataatttggAAATGCACTTTCAAAATTTTCATGTATCAAGGCTTTTTtttggaagtacatttccgaaacatccactgaCAGCAGGATAAGGTTTCTTGAATCCATATTACACCAAAAGCTCGATAAATAATGTCTCTATAGATTTCCAGCTACATCAAGCTACAAACAAAAATGActcaaacctacccccaccttgcTTTTGTCTACTTCAGCATTGGTTATCCGATGCCACTTCAAGTTaggttctcgcgcgacacgccgttcgaGGAGTTGATAACGACACTTAACTCTCTCTTGCAATACCCAAaaaatcggaaggttgtcaagcttgagtaccgtTCACCTTCACTTGACGACGAGGGAAACGTTGAGTTCACCCCATTTGAGCTCAAGAACGATGACGACTTAAAGGTTATGTGGACAACTTTTCAACGATATTTGTCGAAGgctccgatcgagttggatgcaaaaCTTCAAAGATCCGGtgtaaaaaaaaattctcaaaaaaaatttGTCTAATAAATAGTCAATTACGAGTTTGATGACGATTCTTGAATATTAATAAAACTTGATTTGAAGAGAGAATTCACATTATGAGACAGACAAGTTCTTTTTAATGAAGATTAAAAGTTTGTCAATAAAGATTCATTGAATTAGTAAGAAGTTGATTTGTATCAAACTTTATATTCAACTCTTACGGTTGATGTGCATATTTTTTAGTGAGTAATCGATAAATTTCTacataaatattttatgaatgtTGAGACTTGTTCCGATTTTACTGAGTTCtcgttaataaataaattaaaagtgcATTTAACCGGACTAAAAAACCAAGATATCCAAACTAGAAGGTGGGAATCTACATCATCATCGTACATATTTTATCAATAAATGATGAAATTCTGATGATTAAATTAATGATTGTTGCCGGAACACCAAGTTTGATTTGAACTCTTTAGCCAATATTTAAAGATAAATGATCTAAACATAACCACAAACAAACCCATTTTAATTTCTATACCATCTTTGTTTTAGTCCCACACATATTTTAATGGCAGAAACAACAAAAAGGTAAAACACAAATTTTCTTACCCTTTCTCTATTTAAGATACCTTGTGAATATGCAATTAATCACTAGTTTCACTATAGGTATGCAGTTGTTACAGGGGCAAACAAAGGaataggatttgcagtatgcaaacAATTGGCTTCTATAGGGATCACTGTTGTGCTTACTGCAAGAGATGAAAATAGAGGTCTTGAAGCTGTTGAGAAATTGAAGCAGCTTTCTCTTCCTGGCCTTGTGGTTTTTCATCAACTTGATGTCACAGATCATGCAAGTATAACATCATTTGCAGATTTTATCAAGAATCAATTTGGAAAACTTGATATTTTGGTAAGATCAttcaaatatttcttttttagtttttatgtttCTTAAACCATTGTTTTGTTTATTAAAGGTTGATATCTTTTGCATTATTGTTATGAGTTTTTGAGGAATTCAAGTGTTGTAACCGGTTAACACGGGGTGAAACTGATTACAGGtgtcaaaacaaatcaaataagttttgaaaaaaatgatattGAAGTTGATGTAACTGGTTAcaactgtttgttaatttatattatttagcTACTGTAATAGTTACAGGTTTTTGTGTAACCAATTACAGGTCTGAGTTTTTTGATTTTCTCTTATTTGACTTGTTTTTTTTATCCGAATCACCCGTTTATATATTTTAGAGGTATCATTGTTATGGTTAATATAGAAAATTCTCACCCTCTAAGGGTATTCGAATCACTTATATATAAACTTGTTTTCACTTCAAAACCAAATACACAAGCATAGTTTCTAGTTCATCTTGAATGACCACAAATGTTTGAATCACACCCTTTGTTTAGGTAAACAATGCTGGAATTCCTGGGGTTCAAGCAGACAGTGAGGCTCTGGCTGCtgttaatttttgtttaaaaagctttggctattttatttcaattttgatAATGATTATTTGTATTACCTTAAAGATTcacaaaataatttcattgaAATTTATCATCAATTTCAAGTCACCCCTTAACATTTGTGTCTATTTTGATcgtggttttaaattgcggttgcggatgTTGCGGGTGTTACGATTGTAGCCAATACGGTTGCTGCGATGCGCATTACAgccgttgcggcgtgaattttGATCGAGAGATATTTAAAAAACACCATTAAAAAACTCTTaaagttaatattttatattacaaATCACATGTAAAATGAGTTTTTTGGTTCTCAAATGTTGATTTATgataaaaatatgtgaaaaaacaTGGGTGAAAATATTTGATGCGAATTCTAATGTTGTTGGACATGTGATTACAAATCACACAGCAATTGCGGTCTGATGCGGATGCGGATGCGGAGACTACCGCATCAGCAATATTGCGGCTACAATTGCCGTGGCAGACCGCAATTTAAAATCATGATATTGATCAACaattgttttcttgtttttatttgCAGGAAAATGGTGGCCAGATTGATTGGAGCAAAATAATAATCGAAAACTATGAACAAACTGAAGCAGGTATTAAAACAAACTACTATGGAGCCAAGGAATTAACCGAAGCACTTATTCCCTTTCTACAACTTTCAACTTCACCCATAATTGTCAATGTTTCCTCATTCATGGGAAGCTTAGAGGTACGGAACGATAATAACTTTTGTCAATGTTTCCTCATTCATGTGTTGCTCATTTTCATTCGATTTTGTTTGCAGAATATTCCAAATGGATGGCCTAAGGAAGTACTCGGTGATGTTGAAAACCTTAATGAAAAAAAGATTGATgattttttgaatcaatttctaaagGATTTTGAAGAAGGTTCAATAGTAGAAAGCAAAGGATGGCCTATAAATATGTCTACATACGTTATCTCGAAAGCTGCTCTAAGTGCGTACACAAGAGTTCTGGCTAAAAAGTATTCATCAATATGCATCAATGCTGTTTGTCCGGGCTATGTGAAAACAGATATAAACTACAATACAGGTTATTTAACACCTGATGAAGGTGCTGAACCGATTGTGAGATTGGCATTGTTACCAGATGGAAGTCCTTCTGGGCTCTTTTTTGTTAGAAATGAAGAGAAACCATTT includes these proteins:
- the LOC131616661 gene encoding (+)-neomenthol dehydrogenase-like isoform X1, whose amino-acid sequence is MAETTKRYAVVTGANKGIGFAVCKQLASIGITVVLTARDENRGLEAVEKLKQLSLPGLVVFHQLDVTDHASITSFADFIKNQFGKLDILENGGQIDWSKIIIENYEQTEAGIKTNYYGAKELTEALIPFLQLSTSPIIVNVSSFMGSLENIPNGWPKEVLGDVENLNEKKIDDFLNQFLKDFEEGSIVESKGWPINMSTYVISKAALSAYTRVLAKKYSSICINAVCPGYVKTDINYNTGYLTPDEGAEPIVRLALLPDGSPSGLFFVRNEEKPF
- the LOC131616661 gene encoding (+)-neomenthol dehydrogenase-like isoform X2: MAETTKRYAVVTGANKGIGFAVCKQLASIGITVVLTARDENRGLEAVEKLKQLSLPGLVVFHQLDVTDHASITSFADFIKNQFGKLDILVNNAGIPGVQADSEALAAVNFSENGGQIDWSKIIIENYEQTEAGIKTNYYGAKELTEALIPFLQLSTSPIIVNVSSFMGSLENIPNGWPKEVLGDVENLNEKKIDDFLNQFLKDFEEGSIVESKGWPINMSTYVISKAALSAYTRVLAKKYSSICINAVCPGYVKTDINYNTGYLTPDEGAEPIVRLALLPDGSPSGLFFVRNEEKPF